The Bos mutus isolate GX-2022 chromosome 12, NWIPB_WYAK_1.1, whole genome shotgun sequence genomic interval taaaaaactaaatgattcgtgtaaaatgtttatatatggtatatacaGATTGGATCACATGAGGCTAAGAATAAAACTGTTTCAATTCTTAACATCTGTTACGGACATATAGGAAGATATAGTacaagattcatttttaaaaagaagaaaaaaatagcgCTAATTTCAACACTGAAAAGACTCttacaaaatcttttaaaaacatacttcagagaatgatgctgaaacaaatgaaaaaggaaaggcttCTCCTTAATCACAGAATATCCAAAGGAGCCTCATAGCATGAAAGACAAGGATTCATTTCCCTTCACTTACAGTGTAGATAGGATATACAGTGGGGATTTATTCCATGGTAGAGTAAAGGTATAAGGCAACCAGGTCTCCTTCTGCTTCAGCTGCATTTACCTGGGACACCATTTTATTGCTCAGCTAGCTCACTTTGAAGTACTTATttgccttcatttaaaaatattcccacTTTCCAGTTATCTACAGATGGCAGCCCTCAGCATTTCTGCTTCTCTGAAGCTCTGTCATTTGGAAAGACTCACCTTCACTTCAAACCACCTGCATCAAAAGGGCATTTTCAGGTTTGCCCAGAAGTCAACATTGGCTGGGCttggagaaaataaagatttttttaataagaaaactaAATCTAAGTAACTCAAACGTATTTTGCTCAAggtaacagattttaaaatcaggACTTATaatcaacaagaaaataaaagttcaaaaacTAAAACCCTACTGGGTAACTCTTTGGTTAGGTTATATAAGTATCAGTAACTTCTAAGTTTAGGACTCAAAACAGTTAGTTCAATCAACTGCCAGGTAAGAGGAGATCTGTGATCGATCTTTACAAAACGCTCTGCTTGTTTCTTGCCTGCTATTTTGTAAATGTGCATATACTCAGACGGATGGTACAAACTTCCAACTGTCAACAATAAATGAGTATATCTGCTCCCCCCATTTCCCACCCTTCttacccttctccttcctccctccccaccctaccccctaAGTCTTAAGAACTAAGGTACTACTGCCATTCACTGCAAGAATACGGGCTTTCCTAACACCCACGACGTGCGTTACCACCCAGCTCCGTTTACAGTCACAGCAGTGCTTGGTGACCTGGGCTGTCATGCTCTCTTTCCCCGTCTTGCCAATAAAGGCTGCCATGTCAAGCCGTCGAAAACCCTCGAAAACCAAGGGCTTCGGGCGCTGAGCCCAGGAGAAAGGGTGCCTCCTCAGGCAGGAGGGGAACTTCCTGCAAGTTTAAGCCACAGGCGAAGATCTTTAAATCGGCCCGGAAACCAGAGGCTCCTCCGTAGAGCCAGCACGAGATTCTTCTACTTCTACCTGTAACCGTTCCGAACTTTCTTCACGTGTAGTCACTGAACTACCTCCGCACTGAACTCATTACGGCTCGGCTCCGGAGTCCTCCGTTCAGACTTCTAACACTCTACCTTTAAAGGTCAAAAGACTGCGTAATGAATGACCTTTCGAAACTAAACTATTCCCAGAGTGCTACCAAGTCTCTTAAACCGCGAGTGAGTCATCAGGGCTTTGAGAAGACTTCAAGGAATCTTCTACACAAGTGGACAGGGTCCAATCAGGGTCGAACAATTCAGTCATTCCCGGCTACTCTGTGGCTTTGTGGCCacactgccccaccccccactaGATCCAGACTGAAGGACAACTCGAGGGGAGGGTTGGTTTGGGGCCGGGGACAGAGGAAACATGGGGTGGAGGGGTACGTCTGGGCTCTCTTTCAGTGGGGTCCGGAGAAGACGAAGAAGCCGATAGGATCTGCGGCTGCAGCCTGTAAAGTGAGGGGGCAGTGGGTCTACGGGAGGTGGGGAACGGGGGGAACGCGAGAACGTGGTGGGTCGGAGGGGGAATCTAGAGTCCCCTCCAGGGcaaaaaggagaggagggaaCAGGCGCGCTGGAGTCGCCAGGGGGAGCGGGGAGCTCACTCCCTGCAGAAGACGTACTCGGTGTAGCTAGTCCAGATCTTGTCCTCGCTCTGGTCGGTGCTGCCGGCGAAGGCGCAGGTGCCCGTGGAACTGCACGCCACCATGTGGAAGCCCGACTCGGACAGCTTGTCGAAGGCCTGCTCCAGGAAGTTGAACTTGAGGTAATAGCGCGAGGTGTAGCGCTCCGGGGGCCGGTCGGGGTCCCGGCTCTCGTTCAGGGTGTCCCCGAACACCTCCTTGGCCAGCGACGTCTTGCCGCACACGGTGATGCGCGCCACTCGCCGGAACTTGGCGTCTGCCTGAGCATCCCGCCCGATCGTGTAGGAGCCGCGGTAGCCGATGGTGATGTAGCCCGAGCGCCGGCTGCCGTCCAACGACTGGGACGGCGTAAGCAGCGGGCCCGCCGCGCCCCCGGACGGGCTGCGGCTAGCAAGCTCCAGCGTGGGCGACGGCGCCCCGGCCGAGGCGCCCTCCTGCTGCTCCGACTCGGCGGAGCCGAGCGGCAGCAGATCGTCGCCTAGCGAGCCCTCCTTCTGCACCCCGCGCCGGGAGTGCGGCGGCGGCAGTCCGGGGCCGGGCTGCTGGGGCGCCCCGAGGCGTCGCACGAGCTCGGGCAGCTCGAAGTACTCTGCCTCGCGCTGCAGCCGGCTGCGCTCGGGGAAGTAGTCAGGCAGCACGAGCTGCAAGTCCCGCAGGTAATCCAAGATGTAGCGGAAGAGGAAGCCGTCTCGGTCCAGAAAGAAGCGGCCTTTGCTGTCCCGGGCTAGCTCTTGCGGCTGCTGCTGCGTGAACATGCGCCAGAGCAGCGAGTCGGGCACCGACACCACCGTGCAGCGCCGGGTCACATACACCTGGCCCCCCACGTTCAGCTCCACGATGTCGGGGAAGAGTGGCGGCTCCGCCGAGGACGACGAggagccgctgccgccgccgccacccCCGTTGGGTAATCCACGAGTGCTGTCGGCCAGAGCCATGGCCAAGAGGTGAccggggccgccgccgccgcctttcTCGGACACTCGCTCAGCCCTGCGCCCTGGCTGCCGCCGAGAGCCGCGCGGAGCCGAGCGCACGATGCGAGCGCGCCGCTGTGCGCCCCCGCGAGCCCAGCTGCGCTCCGCCCGCCTCGCCCGCGCGCTCCAGGGGAGTGCCGGGTGGAAGCCGGCGCGCCGCTTAAGTAGAGCCGCCCGCCCGGGCGCCGCGGCGCGCAGGAGGCGGGGGCGGCTGCGGAGCGGCGGAGCCTCGCTCCCCCGGCGGGAGGGGGTGGTGGAGCGGGGAATCGATTTGCATCTTAAACGCTGACGCCGCGGCCGGCGGCTGGCTCCACCCCGGCTCGCGCGCAGCCCGGGGGCCCCGACTTCCCTACTGCCCCGTCGCCCCGCACTCTAACGCCTTCCCGCTCCCGCCCaactttcttcctcctccagagtgGAAGGTCCTGGATCCGGCTCCTGGGGAAGAGGAGCCTTCTTTGGAGGGACAGTCCGGTGCGCCGGCTCCTCTC includes:
- the KCTD12 gene encoding BTB/POZ domain-containing protein KCTD12, with protein sequence MALADSTRGLPNGGGGGGSGSSSSSAEPPLFPDIVELNVGGQVYVTRRCTVVSVPDSLLWRMFTQQQPQELARDSKGRFFLDRDGFLFRYILDYLRDLQLVLPDYFPERSRLQREAEYFELPELVRRLGAPQQPGPGLPPPHSRRGVQKEGSLGDDLLPLGSAESEQQEGASAGAPSPTLELASRSPSGGAAGPLLTPSQSLDGSRRSGYITIGYRGSYTIGRDAQADAKFRRVARITVCGKTSLAKEVFGDTLNESRDPDRPPERYTSRYYLKFNFLEQAFDKLSESGFHMVACSSTGTCAFAGSTDQSEDKIWTSYTEYVFCRE